In Leptospira ellinghausenii, the following proteins share a genomic window:
- the purD gene encoding phosphoribosylamine--glycine ligase: MEHRYKVLLLGSGGREHALADVILNSNSLESLKVFPGNGGFATELLLGADEISITDKTKFLEYLKVSKTNLVVVGPEDPLVNGIADWCAEVGIPCFGPSAYCAQVEGSKHFAKEMMKRAKVPTASFAVFTDHESAWSYAQKEILPMVVKADGLAAGKGVTVAFDLKEVKRALDEIFLESKFGQSGNKVVIESFLEGEEASLFVITDGERYMCLPAAQDHKRAYDGDIGPNTGGMGAYAPAPIVTDVVLSKVKSRIIEPMLEDFRNSGHPYKGLLYVGLMITKEGEPNVVEFNCRFGDPETQCVLRLLDEDILPIFYASATGNLPERNLKLKSGSSAIVVLAAKGYPDAPEKGMVLEIPPNEGNVVVYHAGTKKENLTLLASGGRILGITSFGSSLKDAINDCYVFLSKIKAPNTFYRKDIGRRAL, encoded by the coding sequence TTGGAACATAGATATAAAGTTTTACTTCTCGGAAGTGGTGGCAGGGAACACGCGTTAGCGGACGTGATCTTAAACTCCAATTCTTTGGAATCTTTGAAAGTATTCCCTGGAAATGGAGGATTTGCAACGGAGCTCCTGCTAGGAGCAGATGAAATTTCGATTACCGATAAAACCAAATTTTTAGAATATTTAAAGGTTTCCAAAACCAATCTGGTGGTTGTAGGTCCAGAAGATCCACTTGTGAATGGAATAGCTGATTGGTGTGCAGAAGTTGGAATCCCTTGTTTTGGACCATCTGCGTATTGTGCACAGGTGGAAGGTAGTAAACATTTTGCAAAAGAAATGATGAAACGTGCCAAAGTACCCACAGCTTCATTTGCAGTGTTTACCGATCATGAATCGGCTTGGAGTTATGCTCAAAAAGAAATTTTGCCAATGGTTGTGAAAGCAGATGGTTTGGCAGCGGGAAAAGGTGTTACTGTAGCTTTTGATTTAAAAGAAGTCAAAAGAGCCTTAGATGAAATATTTTTAGAATCAAAATTTGGTCAAAGTGGAAACAAAGTTGTGATTGAATCCTTTTTAGAAGGGGAAGAAGCTTCTTTATTTGTCATTACAGATGGGGAAAGATACATGTGTTTGCCTGCTGCCCAAGACCACAAACGTGCTTACGATGGAGACATTGGACCAAACACAGGTGGGATGGGAGCTTATGCACCAGCACCAATTGTGACTGATGTTGTTCTCTCAAAAGTAAAATCAAGAATCATCGAACCAATGTTAGAGGATTTTCGTAACTCAGGACATCCTTACAAAGGGCTTTTATACGTGGGACTAATGATCACAAAAGAAGGAGAACCCAATGTGGTTGAATTCAATTGTCGGTTTGGTGATCCTGAAACACAATGTGTGTTACGATTACTCGATGAAGACATTTTACCGATTTTTTATGCATCTGCTACTGGCAATTTACCAGAACGGAATTTAAAATTGAAATCTGGGTCTTCTGCGATTGTTGTACTTGCGGCAAAAGGGTACCCTGATGCTCCTGAAAAAGGAATGGTGTTAGAAATTCCACCAAACGAAGGAAATGTGGTAGTTTACCATGCGGGAACAAAAAAAGAAAACCTTACCCTACTCGCAAGTGGTGGGCGAATCCTTGGGATCACATCCTTTGGATCTAGTTTAAAAGATGCCATCAATGATTGTTATGTATTTCTATCGAAAATAAAAGCACCAAATACATTTTATCGAAAAGATATTGGTAGGAGAGCTCTGTAA
- a CDS encoding valine--tRNA ligase, giving the protein MKSHLPDRYDPESVEPKWNQIWEEKKTFAPDTSRGETFSIVIPPPNVTGNLHIGHALNHTIQDIIIRIERKKGKNVVWVPGMDHAGIATQVVVERELAKEGKSRTDFTREEFIEKVWEWKAHSGGMIAKQQRLLGESVDWSKERFTFDEGLSKAVIKVFRTLFDEGLIYRGERIINWCPVTKTAISDIEVEYKEKQGKLYHIRYPKAEFKSKDPKTLSSGEYIVVATTRPETMFGDVAVCAHPDDKRYSALKGKFVFLPIAEKEIPVLFDSFVDQEFGSGLVKITPAHDPNDYEAGQRLNLTPINIMNLDGTLNSFAGKYNGLDRFEARKRVVEELESKGYIEKIETHVHSVGHNQRGGAVIEPLLSTQWFVKIESLAKPAIEVVKSGKVQFQPKMWEKTYFEWMENIRDWCISRQLWWGHRIPAYYAPNGDMVVAESLEEAISLFQKKGISITADTIKQDEDVLDTWFSSGLWPFSVFGWPEKTEELKQYYPTSVLVTGFDIIFFWVARMIMNGLKFMGDVPFHKVLIHGLVRDKDGKKFSKSLGNVVDPLDMMSKYGTDSFRFFLAAVLPEGKDILFDESRLDGYRSFCNKIWNSSRFIFMNLPEDFSPKEPDLHTLEDTDLWILNEFDLMLGRYEKAYSGYLFFEMANAIYDFVWGSFCDWYLELTKARVYGNVTPESAEKARQVLVSVLKKSLGLLHPFMPFITEEIHSLLESKELAKTEFPKAYGVSQFSPAVVRMELVREIITKIRNMRAELGVKPEKKCKVILKCVNKELKEMMERESKSILQLSKAESLEFLESYELKNTDSVGAFSIGEIILPLEGIFDFEKEKQRLEKEKKQIQSEMEKLENKINNPSFLEKAKPDVVEKEREKYNTWKEKLESTVRALEKIGT; this is encoded by the coding sequence ATGAAATCACATCTACCTGACCGTTACGATCCTGAATCTGTAGAACCAAAGTGGAACCAAATCTGGGAAGAAAAAAAAACCTTTGCTCCTGATACTTCGCGAGGAGAAACTTTTTCCATCGTCATCCCACCACCAAATGTCACAGGGAATTTGCACATTGGGCACGCTCTCAATCATACAATCCAAGACATCATCATTCGCATTGAACGGAAAAAAGGGAAAAATGTAGTTTGGGTTCCAGGTATGGACCATGCTGGTATTGCTACACAGGTCGTAGTAGAACGTGAGTTAGCTAAAGAAGGTAAATCCCGAACTGATTTTACGCGTGAAGAATTTATAGAAAAAGTTTGGGAATGGAAAGCACATTCAGGTGGAATGATTGCCAAACAACAACGGTTACTCGGTGAGTCTGTTGATTGGTCCAAAGAACGTTTTACATTTGATGAAGGTTTATCTAAAGCAGTCATCAAAGTGTTCCGCACATTATTTGATGAAGGTTTGATTTATCGAGGGGAACGGATCATCAATTGGTGCCCTGTAACCAAAACTGCCATTTCCGATATTGAAGTAGAATACAAAGAAAAACAAGGCAAACTTTATCATATCCGATATCCCAAAGCTGAATTCAAATCCAAAGACCCAAAAACATTGAGTTCAGGGGAATACATTGTTGTGGCAACAACAAGGCCAGAAACAATGTTTGGTGACGTGGCGGTTTGTGCTCACCCAGATGACAAACGTTATTCGGCATTAAAAGGTAAATTTGTCTTTTTGCCGATCGCTGAAAAAGAAATTCCAGTTTTGTTTGATTCTTTTGTAGACCAAGAGTTTGGATCAGGTCTTGTGAAAATCACACCGGCCCATGACCCGAATGACTATGAAGCTGGCCAAAGATTAAATCTCACACCGATCAATATCATGAATTTGGATGGAACCCTAAATTCATTCGCAGGGAAATACAATGGACTCGATCGATTTGAAGCGCGAAAACGTGTGGTGGAAGAGTTAGAATCCAAAGGTTATATTGAAAAAATTGAAACCCATGTCCATAGTGTCGGGCACAACCAAAGAGGGGGAGCCGTCATTGAACCATTGTTATCTACACAGTGGTTTGTCAAAATTGAATCCCTTGCAAAACCAGCAATTGAAGTTGTAAAATCAGGGAAGGTTCAGTTCCAACCAAAGATGTGGGAAAAAACCTATTTTGAATGGATGGAAAATATTCGTGATTGGTGTATTTCTCGGCAATTGTGGTGGGGTCATCGTATCCCTGCTTATTATGCACCAAACGGTGATATGGTGGTTGCTGAGTCTTTGGAAGAAGCCATTTCCTTATTTCAGAAAAAAGGAATCTCAATTACTGCTGATACCATCAAACAAGACGAAGATGTTTTAGACACTTGGTTTTCTTCTGGGCTTTGGCCGTTTTCTGTTTTTGGTTGGCCAGAGAAAACAGAAGAACTCAAACAGTATTACCCCACTTCAGTTTTAGTCACTGGTTTTGATATCATCTTCTTTTGGGTCGCTCGTATGATTATGAACGGACTCAAATTTATGGGTGATGTCCCGTTTCATAAAGTGCTCATCCATGGTCTTGTTCGCGATAAAGACGGAAAGAAGTTTAGTAAGTCACTCGGTAATGTAGTGGATCCTTTGGATATGATGTCCAAATACGGAACGGATTCTTTCCGATTTTTTTTGGCAGCTGTGTTACCAGAAGGAAAAGATATTCTCTTCGACGAATCTAGATTAGATGGTTATCGTTCCTTTTGTAATAAAATTTGGAATTCTAGTCGATTCATTTTTATGAATTTGCCAGAAGACTTTTCTCCCAAAGAACCTGATTTACATACATTGGAAGATACAGACCTTTGGATCTTAAATGAATTTGATTTGATGCTTGGTCGGTATGAAAAGGCATACTCTGGTTACCTTTTCTTTGAAATGGCAAATGCCATTTATGATTTCGTATGGGGTTCGTTTTGCGATTGGTATTTGGAACTCACGAAGGCTCGTGTGTACGGAAATGTCACACCAGAGTCTGCGGAGAAAGCACGCCAAGTGCTTGTGAGTGTTTTAAAAAAATCACTCGGACTCCTTCATCCCTTTATGCCATTTATCACAGAGGAAATCCATTCCCTTCTTGAGTCGAAGGAACTCGCAAAAACAGAATTTCCAAAAGCCTATGGAGTTTCGCAATTCTCACCAGCAGTGGTTCGGATGGAACTTGTTCGTGAGATCATTACCAAAATTCGAAACATGCGTGCAGAGCTCGGAGTAAAACCTGAGAAAAAATGTAAGGTCATCCTCAAGTGTGTAAACAAAGAGTTAAAAGAAATGATGGAACGTGAAAGTAAATCCATCCTACAACTTTCCAAAGCAGAAAGTTTAGAATTTCTGGAATCATATGAACTCAAAAACACTGACTCAGTAGGTGCATTCTCGATTGGAGAAATCATCCTTCCACTCGAAGGGATTTTTGATTTTGAAAAGGAAAAACAAAGATTGGAAAAAGAAAAAAAACAAATCCAATCCGAGATGGAAAAGTTAGAAAACAAAATCAACAATCCATCCTTTTTGGAAAAAGCAAAACCAGATGTGGTAGAGAAAGAAAGAGAAAAGTATAATACTTGGAAAGAGAAATTAGAAAGTACAGTTAGGGCGTTAGAAAAAATTGGAACATAG
- a CDS encoding thioredoxin family protein, with product MEHRFQSILSLLFLSITLLPSSYCSKQRDIILTQFDTSLAKASSENRKLIVIFGADWCPDCKALDGIFADPETKTLLDSEFVVMKVDVGRFDQNLSLNEQLGNPIQNGIPSLVVISPKGEFITSTKGGEFSNASKMTKEQVLAYLYKL from the coding sequence ATGGAACACCGATTCCAATCGATTCTTTCGCTCCTCTTCTTGAGTATCACACTTCTCCCTAGTTCTTACTGCTCCAAACAAAGAGACATAATTCTAACTCAATTCGATACATCACTAGCGAAAGCTAGTTCAGAAAATCGAAAACTCATCGTTATTTTTGGCGCGGATTGGTGCCCCGACTGTAAGGCATTAGATGGAATTTTTGCAGATCCAGAAACCAAAACTTTACTCGATTCAGAATTTGTAGTGATGAAGGTTGATGTAGGTCGTTTTGATCAAAATCTAAGCCTCAACGAACAACTAGGAAATCCAATTCAAAATGGAATCCCATCGCTTGTTGTTATCTCACCCAAAGGGGAATTCATAACTTCTACAAAAGGTGGTGAATTCTCTAACGCAAGTAAGATGACAAAAGAACAAGTGCTCGCATATTTATATAAACTGTAA
- the wsfD gene encoding glycan biosynthesis hexose transferase WsfD, which yields MEKIFQSKLKTYLYYSILICFLIKSIFFLISSPLKGYANNFDANRYTRCYAVFPVDNSLIEKAHSKPIREYEYKGFFNNPLIEYDFDSCFVSTELIFQFPTFLYSAILNEKFQLESIGIVRILSIVIFLILFHLKNRLSTFQKVQILILTFLISDPAVLLYFNTFYAEPAGIIFLTFLFIILSQLQISYNNKLNFFLFFFAILLFFTKKQYSPLAIVFIGVSIFYFIKRNRTKRKTQLSKYVTIVTITLVSSVLLYNKSHYDDSFIKEINKTNTILGFIFKYSKQSQIQENFQLNKQCDNYIGKNWFEGQFWNGHPCPEITEIGYSKLILFLMKNPNLFFDLTNHALIETKGWINFEYPQTEEGKLEDHIFTLNHQIIELQSQYFTNLFYIPIFIFMLLLTPNVRKYFPVKQYLITIVLLYLSFYATIFGDGTFELTKHLFVFYFIFLYFYCSLSFEILFVFLKETKYLFRKTF from the coding sequence ATGGAAAAAATTTTTCAATCTAAGCTAAAAACATATCTATACTATTCTATCCTTATATGTTTCCTAATTAAATCTATCTTCTTTCTCATTTCTTCACCACTAAAAGGATATGCCAACAATTTTGATGCGAATCGATATACAAGATGTTATGCTGTCTTCCCTGTAGACAACTCACTAATCGAAAAAGCACATAGTAAACCGATCCGAGAATATGAATACAAAGGTTTTTTTAACAATCCATTAATTGAATACGATTTTGACTCGTGTTTTGTAAGCACTGAACTCATATTTCAATTCCCTACATTTTTATACTCAGCCATTTTAAATGAGAAATTTCAATTAGAATCGATCGGAATCGTTCGTATTCTCTCTATCGTTATATTTTTAATTTTATTTCATTTGAAGAATCGACTGTCTACTTTTCAGAAAGTCCAGATTTTAATATTAACGTTTTTAATTTCCGACCCAGCTGTTTTACTCTATTTTAATACATTTTATGCTGAACCCGCGGGAATCATCTTTTTAACATTTCTCTTCATTATCTTATCTCAACTTCAAATTAGTTATAACAATAAACTTAATTTCTTTTTATTCTTCTTTGCCATTCTTCTCTTTTTTACGAAAAAACAATATTCTCCATTAGCCATTGTTTTTATCGGCGTAAGTATTTTTTATTTCATTAAGAGGAATAGGACCAAAAGAAAAACACAACTTTCCAAATATGTTACTATCGTAACTATAACTCTGGTTAGTAGTGTTTTACTTTATAACAAAAGTCATTATGATGATTCATTTATTAAGGAAATTAATAAAACAAATACGATTTTAGGATTTATTTTTAAATATTCCAAACAATCACAAATTCAAGAAAATTTTCAATTAAACAAACAATGTGACAATTACATTGGCAAAAATTGGTTTGAAGGTCAATTCTGGAATGGCCATCCATGCCCTGAGATCACGGAAATTGGGTATTCAAAATTAATATTATTTTTAATGAAAAATCCAAATTTGTTTTTTGATTTAACCAATCATGCGCTCATTGAAACAAAAGGATGGATCAACTTTGAATACCCACAGACAGAAGAAGGCAAATTAGAGGATCATATTTTTACTCTAAACCATCAAATCATAGAGTTACAAAGTCAGTATTTTACTAATTTATTCTATATACCTATTTTTATCTTTATGTTGTTATTAACTCCAAATGTAAGGAAATATTTTCCCGTCAAACAATACTTAATCACAATCGTGTTACTTTATCTTAGCTTTTATGCAACCATTTTCGGTGATGGAACATTTGAACTAACAAAACATTTGTTTGTTTTTTATTTTATCTTCTTATACTTTTATTGTTCCTTATCATTTGAAATTTTATTTGTTTTTCTAAAGGAAACCAAATACCTATTTCGAAAGACATTCTAA